The nucleotide sequence CCCGAAAAGGTAAAGCTTACTTTCTCCGTGGGCAGTTCCCCTAGAAACGTACCTTCGGATAAATTGCTCTAGGAAGCCTCCCGCTTCCTTTCCACATTCAGAGTATCGGCCACCTACAGCGCATACCATTCCTATTCCCGGGCTTGTCTGTGGTCCCCATGCAAGAGCCAAACCCTGTCAAAACCTCAGTTCCATCGTTTGCAAAACCGGCCTCGACTACACCTTTTAATGAGAGCACAGCAAATGTACACTACAAACAGCCGCCCGCTGGACAAAGGGCGCCACCTAGTGGTCACATCGCAGAAGTCCGCTCTCTCGCAGGACACGTCCAGTCCCGAAGGGGGCGCAGCATCTCACACAACTAAAGGGACCAAGTAGGgggaattataaaaaaaaaaaacccaacccatcTTTCGGTTTATTGAAggaggaaaagggtgggagggtgCAATAAAATGCTTTTGCTTCATTTATAAAGAGCAAGTACTCAGGAGGTCCCTTCTCAAGGACAAGTGGGGTACCTCTCCCCCAACTACCAACAGCATAAAAGCCAAGCCAAGAAAGGAGAAGGTAATTGGAGGGGCCCAGGAACTCCAAACACCAGCTCTGACAGGAGCCACAAGCTCTACCCCCACCCACAATGTATCTACCCCAGGGGATCCATCCGGGCAGGGAAAGAGGGTATATACACAGGTTAGGGTGGTACCAGGTTGGGTGGGGTAGGGAATAATTTATCCGCAACTGCGGTGGGTGggcaagggggaggggaaagtagCCTGATGGCACTGATGGCCTAGGGGTCCCTTTCTTTCTTGACCTTGATGTCTCCAGCAAGGATGGTGGCGATCTCGCCCTGCATGAAGGCCCAGGGGACAGAGGAGCCCACCAGCGGACACTTGTCTCCGCTGGGGCAGTACACCTCTCCAGCTGGGCCCTGCGCCTTGATGAACTCTCGGGAGCAAGGAAAGCAGAACTTGTGTCCGGGTACTGAGGGACACTGCACGAAGTGGGTGTCTTCCAGCCTCTCTCTGCACAGGGTACAGCACAAGGGGGCTCCAGGGGTCGCCCCTGTGCCGCTACCACCCCCGCTGACAGCTTCAGCCCCCGCCGTGGGGCTAACTTCTGCCTCTCCGTTGCGCGCCACCAAGCGATGCTGGGTTGGTGGTTGGGTCGTGGAGGAAGCTGCCGGGCTAGCGCCACCTGTACGCACAGGGCCTCCACCCCCACCAGCGTCCTTCGGTGAGTGGCCCAGGGCCTCGGCTACATTCTTGAGGGCAGCAATGGGTGAGGGTACACCAGGTGTGTCTGTAGAGTATGGGCCACCTGGTGCCACCCAGTGCCGCTGCTGCTGTTCCTCTGTAGTCATCTTCCCAGCTGATTCGCCCTCGGGCTCAGGGGATGCCTTGCGCCGGCGAGGCGTGGGTGCCAGGTTCCGGGATGGGGCTCGAGGTGGTGGGCCACACAGAGCAGCTGGGGCCGGTTCTGGGTACTGCTGGGGCAGGGCCTCCGCAGGAGCAGGCTCTCGGAAGCTGCGGACCCCATCGGTAAGCAGCTCTCCCAACTGGCGCCATTCCCCTGAGCCGTGGCGGCGTTCATATTCGAGGTACTTGAAGCCCGATGAGGCCAAGGCCTTGCCCGGCTCTCGAAGAGCATCATGAAACATCTGGCGAGCCACCGCAAGGACCCCTGCGTACACATTGCCAGAACCACAGGGGTATTCAGTGAAGAGCTTCAGCTCGAACTC is from Microtus pennsylvanicus isolate mMicPen1 chromosome 1, mMicPen1.hap1, whole genome shotgun sequence and encodes:
- the Irf2bp1 gene encoding interferon regulatory factor 2-binding protein 1, which translates into the protein MASVQASRRQWCYLCDLPKMPWAMVWDFSEAVCRGCVNFEGADRIELLIDAARQLKRSHVLPEGRSPGPPALKHPTSKDLATTGSQGSQLPPPQAQAQPSGTGGSVSGPDRYDRATSSSRLALPSPALEYTLGSRLANGLGREEAVAEGARRALLGSIPSLMPPGLLAAAVSGLGGRALTLAPGLSPARPLFGSDFEKEKQQRNADCLAELNEAMRGRAEEWHGRPKAVREQLLALSACAPFNVRFKKDHGLVGRVFAFDATARPPGYEFELKLFTEYPCGSGNVYAGVLAVARQMFHDALREPGKALASSGFKYLEYERRHGSGEWRQLGELLTDGVRSFREPAPAEALPQQYPEPAPAALCGPPPRAPSRNLAPTPRRRKASPEPEGESAGKMTTEEQQQRHWVAPGGPYSTDTPGVPSPIAALKNVAEALGHSPKDAGGGGGPVRTGGASPAASSTTQPPTQHRLVARNGEAEVSPTAGAEAVSGGGSGTGATPGAPLCCTLCRERLEDTHFVQCPSVPGHKFCFPCSREFIKAQGPAGEVYCPSGDKCPLVGSSVPWAFMQGEIATILAGDIKVKKERDP